The genomic window GGCACGTCCAGCTTGTTGTGAGATACATTTAGCAAGATATATTTACTAAAAGCAAATTAGTATGGGAAATTTTCCTGCTCGCTTCTTTTGTCAAATTACTTTCCGATACAAAATTTCGAAAAAATATTTTTTAGAAGGTCATCTGAAGAAATCTCACCAGTGATTGTGCCCAGGTAGTGGAGCGCATTACGAATGTCGGTTGCTAAGAAATCGCCTGTTACGTTATTGTTTAAACCGTCCATCACTTTGTAAAGTGCTTCATTCGTGCGATGCAAGGCATCTGCATGGCGCGCATTGGTAACAATTGTTTCGCTTACATTTACGGTTCTGTTATCGAAAAGAGTAACCAATTGCTTTTTCAAATCGTCAATATTCATACGGTTTTTAGCGGAAATAAAAACTATTTTTTCTTTAATATCCGAAAACTCACGCAGCGTATAATCAATGTCTTCTTTGTCGATTTTATTACCGACAATTAATAACTGAGAATTGACTAAATGCGTCTTAATTTCTGCAATAACGCCCGAAAGTTCATTGCTGCTGATTTCGTGCACATCAAAAAGATAAATAACAATGGACGATTGTTTCATCTTTTCGTATGTTTTTGAAACGCCCATAGATTCAATAATGTCAGTCGTTTCGCGAATTCCGGCAGTATCAATAAATCGAAAAAGAATACCTTCAATAATCATTTCATCTTCAATGGCATCGCGCGTTGTTCCAGCAATTTCGGAAACAATGGCTTTGTCTTCTTCCAGAAAAACATTTAACAAAGTGGATTTTCCTGCATTGGGTTTGCCAACAATAGCAACTGGAATTCCGTTTTTTATCACGTTTCCGACTTCAAACGAATCAATTAAGCGCTGAATGATTTTTTGTATCGCCAGAATTAAATTTTTTAAATCTTGGCGATCTGCAAATTCAACATCTTCTTCACTAAAATCCAATTCCAATTCTATCAGCGAGGCAAAGTTTAATAAACTCTCGCGCAAGGTTTTAATTTTGTCGGAAAAACCACCGCGCATTTGCATCATTGCAATTTGATGTGATGTTGTAGAGTTAGATGAGATAAGGTCTGCAACTGCTTCAGCCTGAGATAAATCGAACTTTCCATTTTTAAATGCGCGAAGTGTAAATTCTCCTGCTTCCGCTAATCTGGCGCCACTTCGTAAAAGCAATTGTAAAAGCTGTTGCTGAATAAAAATAGAACCGTGGCAAGAAATTTCCACAATATTTTCGCCGGTGTAGGAGCGGGGAGAGGCGAACAAAGTAACCACAACTTCATCTAAAATAATTTCTTCGTCATAAATAAATCCGTGATGAACGGTATGAGAATTCTTTTCTAAAAACTTTTTTTTCGATTTTTTTGATGTTTTGAAAACAGTCTCGCAAATAGAAAAGGCATCTTTTCCGGATAAACGCACAATCGCAATTGCTCCCGTTCCGTGAGGCGTAGCAAGAGCAACAATGGTATCTTCGTTAAAAAAGTTTATTTCCAAGGCGTCCGAAAAATTATTTTTTGAACTGATTTATTTTATCAATGATACAAAAATATCAAATTCCTTTGCAATACCACTTCAAAACTATTAATTTAGCCCTCTCAAAAATTAAAATTCATCTAAAAAATATAAAATGAGCGTTTTAGTAAACAAAAAATCGAAAGTAGTTGTTCAGGGATTTACAGGAACAGAAGGCACGTATCACGCGGGACAAATGATTGCTTACGGAACCAACGTAATTGGCGGTGTAACTCCAGGTAAAGGCGGAACAACGCATTTAGAAAAACCAGTTTTTAATACCGTGGAAGATGCTGTGAAAACAGGAGGAGCAAACGTTTCTATCATTTTTGTGCCACCGGCTTTTGCCGCTGATGCCATTATGGAAGCTGCTGCAGCAGGTATTAAAGTAATAGTGTGTATTACAGAAGGTATTCCGACTAAAGATATGATTGCCGTTAAAGAATATATAAAAGACAAAGATTGTCGTTTAATCGGACCAAATTGTCCGGGAGTTATGACTGCTGGAGAAGCTAAAGTAGGCATTATGCCAGGTTTTATTTTTAATCCAGGCAGAATTGGAATTGTTTCCAAATCGGGAACCTTGACTTACGAAGCGGTGGATCAAATTACGAAAGCAGGTTTGGGACAATCAACTGCTATTGGAATTGGTGGCGACCCGATTATCGGAACTTCTACAAAAGAAGCGGTTCAACTTTTAATGAATGATCCGGATACAGAAGGAATTGTAATGATTGGCGAAATTGGCGGAAACATGGAAGCCGATGCAGCATATTGGATTAAAGAAAACGGAACCAAACCAGTTGTTGGCTTTATTGCCGGAGAAACTGCACCTGCAGGTAGAACTATGGGACATGCCGGAGCAATTGTTGGCGGAGCGGACGATACTGCAGCAGCCAAAAAGAAAATTTTACGCGAATGCGGAATTATTGTAGTGGATTCTCCAGCTGTTATTGGACAAGCCATGTTGAAAGCTTTGAAGAAAGTAGCGGTTTAAAAAATGGATAATGCTTAATTGGCAATTGATAAAAAAAAGGCTTCAAAAAATTAATTTTTTGAAGCCTTTTTTAATGTTTTTATATTTCAGAAGAAACTGGAAATAAGTGTGAATGATGTAAGGAACTTAATAAGTTATATAACACACAATGCTGTCGCGCAACTCATCTTTGCATGAAAATATAAAATGTCAATTATGAAAAAAGTAGTTACAATAGCACTTGCAGGAGTAGTATTATTACTGACTTCCTGTGAAGTAGAAGTTAGAGACGGACGGACGTACCACCATCCCTGGGGATGGGAACACCGCCATTATCCAGACCATCATGAGATTTATAATCACGGATACCATCACGATAAGGATGGAAATGAAATTAACCCACAACCGCTAAAATAGAAGAAAGGCTTCGAATTTAAAATTACAATCTTCAATTGTCTTATAATTTATATTATGTTAAATTATAAGTTTAAAGACAATTGATTCTAAAGCCATTCATCCTTTCTCATAAACACGTTTGAAAAAATAATTTTTCAAATTCACAAATCAATCTTCAATCCATCAAAAGCCAAATGAATATTTTTGGGCAATTCGGTTTCGATATTTTTATGTAAACCTAATTGGTGGCTGATATGCGTGAAATAAGTTTTTTCTGCGCCAAATTCTTTTGCCAAAGCAATTGCTTCGTCAAACGTAAAATGCGAAATGTGAGTTTCTCTCCTAAGCGCATTTAGCACCACAACTTTGCTTCCGAAAACTTTTTTTTTCTCTTCTTCCGAAATAAAATTTGCGTCTGTTATATACGTAAAATCTCCTACGCGAAATCCCAGAACTGGCAATTTATGGTGCATTACTTCAATTGGAATAAATGTGGTTCCTTCAATTTCGAAAGGCTTTTCATCAATAAGATGTAAATTTATTTCGGGAACACCCGGATATTTTATTTTCTCGAAAATGTACGGAAACTCGCGTTTGATAGCGTTTACCACATTTTGATTGGCATATACTTCTACCGGCTTTTTGGTGAGGTAATTAAACGCGCGGATGTCGTCAAAACCCGCCAAATGATCTTTGTGTTCGTGCGTAAAAATAACGGCATCTAATTGTTGCACGTTTTCGCGCAGCATTTGCTGACGGAAATCGGGACCGGTATCAATAACAAAAACTTTTTTTTGGGATTCGATTAAAATAGAAGAACGTAACCGTTTATCGTGCGCATCTGTGGACGAACAAACTTCGCAAGAACAACCGATAAGCGGCACTCCTTGCGAAGTTCCTGTTCCTAAAAAAGTTATTTTCATTCCAATATAGGTTTCAAAAAAATAATTTTAGTGTGCAGCGTTTACCAAAAAAAGTTCTTTCAATTTACTCACACAAAAATCCACTTCTTCCTTTGTATTGTATTTGCTGAAAGAAAAACGCACCGCTGGTCTTTCCATATTGTAATTAATGGCGCGCAACACGTGCGAACCTTGCTCACTTCCTGAAGAACAAGCGCTTCCGCCAGAAGCCGCAATTCCGGCAATATCCAAATTAAACAATAACATTTCTGCATTTTCGGCAGGCGGCAAACTAACGTTTAAAACAGTATATAAACTACTTTTTTTAGCGTCTCCGTTAAAGGCAACACCAGGAATGTTTTTTTCCAATTCGGCAATCATATAATTTTTGATTTCCAGAATATGATCTTGATGAGCTTTCATCTCGCGATTGCAAATTTCGAGCGCTTTTGCCAAACCTACAATTCCGTAAATATTTTCTGTTCCGCCGCGCATGTTGCGCTCTTGAGCACCACCGTAAATTAAAGGTTTTATTTTTATTTCAGAATTGATGTATAAAAAACCAACGCCTTTTGGTCCGTGAAATTTATGTGCGGCACAGGTAATAAAATGAATTTTGGTTGCTTGTAAATCCATTGTATAATGTCCCATTGTTTGAACTGTATCGCAATGAAAAACGGCATTGTATTTCGTACACAATTCGCTCACATCCTTTAAAGGCAATAGATTTCCGATTTCGTTATTGGCGTGCATCA from Bacteroidia bacterium includes these protein-coding regions:
- the mnmE gene encoding tRNA uridine-5-carboxymethylaminomethyl(34) synthesis GTPase MnmE — its product is MEINFFNEDTIVALATPHGTGAIAIVRLSGKDAFSICETVFKTSKKSKKKFLEKNSHTVHHGFIYDEEIILDEVVVTLFASPRSYTGENIVEISCHGSIFIQQQLLQLLLRSGARLAEAGEFTLRAFKNGKFDLSQAEAVADLISSNSTTSHQIAMMQMRGGFSDKIKTLRESLLNFASLIELELDFSEEDVEFADRQDLKNLILAIQKIIQRLIDSFEVGNVIKNGIPVAIVGKPNAGKSTLLNVFLEEDKAIVSEIAGTTRDAIEDEMIIEGILFRFIDTAGIRETTDIIESMGVSKTYEKMKQSSIVIYLFDVHEISSNELSGVIAEIKTHLVNSQLLIVGNKIDKEDIDYTLREFSDIKEKIVFISAKNRMNIDDLKKQLVTLFDNRTVNVSETIVTNARHADALHRTNEALYKVMDGLNNNVTGDFLATDIRNALHYLGTITGEISSDDLLKNIFSKFCIGK
- the sucD gene encoding succinate--CoA ligase subunit alpha; translation: MSVLVNKKSKVVVQGFTGTEGTYHAGQMIAYGTNVIGGVTPGKGGTTHLEKPVFNTVEDAVKTGGANVSIIFVPPAFAADAIMEAAAAGIKVIVCITEGIPTKDMIAVKEYIKDKDCRLIGPNCPGVMTAGEAKVGIMPGFIFNPGRIGIVSKSGTLTYEAVDQITKAGLGQSTAIGIGGDPIIGTSTKEAVQLLMNDPDTEGIVMIGEIGGNMEADAAYWIKENGTKPVVGFIAGETAPAGRTMGHAGAIVGGADDTAAAKKKILRECGIIVVDSPAVIGQAMLKALKKVAV
- a CDS encoding MBL fold metallo-hydrolase, with the translated sequence MKITFLGTGTSQGVPLIGCSCEVCSSTDAHDKRLRSSILIESQKKVFVIDTGPDFRQQMLRENVQQLDAVIFTHEHKDHLAGFDDIRAFNYLTKKPVEVYANQNVVNAIKREFPYIFEKIKYPGVPEINLHLIDEKPFEIEGTTFIPIEVMHHKLPVLGFRVGDFTYITDANFISEEEKKKVFGSKVVVLNALRRETHISHFTFDEAIALAKEFGAEKTYFTHISHQLGLHKNIETELPKNIHLAFDGLKIDL
- a CDS encoding cysteine desulfurase family protein, which produces MKIYFDNAATTPLDAEVLEAMIPVMREEFGNPSSIHAFGRKARAIIENARKSVAKQLNVSPGEIFFTSGGTEADNMAIRCSIHDLGLKHAITSKIEHHAVLHSLEALEKDGQIKLSYVKLLPNGHIDLNDLEALLKTNERSLVSLMHANNEIGNLLPLKDVSELCTKYNAVFHCDTVQTMGHYTMDLQATKIHFITCAAHKFHGPKGVGFLYINSEIKIKPLIYGGAQERNMRGGTENIYGIVGLAKALEICNREMKAHQDHILEIKNYMIAELEKNIPGVAFNGDAKKSSLYTVLNVSLPPAENAEMLLFNLDIAGIAASGGSACSSGSEQGSHVLRAINYNMERPAVRFSFSKYNTKEEVDFCVSKLKELFLVNAAH